The Verrucomicrobiia bacterium sequence CAGCCGTGGCCGCAGTTATGAAAATCATCCTCCTGCGGCAGCCGGCCCAGCTCGAAGGTCTTCATCACATACGTCGCCACCGACTGCCGGATGGCATGCATCTCCTCCTGCGCGTCCAGGTAACCCTTGGCCACCGGATTCGCCAGCAACTGATCGCGCCGGCTCTCAAAGTCCGCGATCTCCTCCTCCGTCAGCCGGATGCCCTGGCGCTGCTTGTGTTGCAACGCCTGGCTCAGCGCCGCCACGTCTTCATATTGCATCTGCGCCTGTTCATCAGTCATGAACGCGCCAATGCGATCTCGGATTTGGTGAAACGCGGGATCTGCCGCCAGCGTCGAGCACAGCTCGCGCACCTTTGTCATTACCGCGCCGTCGGGTTGGGTCAGGCTCATAGTTGATTGGATTGTCGTTGCTGCCAAGGTACGAAATCTTAACGCCCCTGATTCAGTTGTTTCAAACTCCCCGCCAGCCGTCGCGCCTCCGCGCCCGGCGCCCCGCTCTTCTCCAGCAGGGCCTCCGCCTGCCGCAGCGCCAACTGCGCCGCCGCCGGCGGCAAATCACTGTTCAGCAAATGGATCACGCCCTCCACAAACGCCTCCTGCTGCGCCCCCGTCCACTTCTGCGCCCCCCACACCGCCGCCAGATCACTCGCCACCGCCATCAACGCATTCAAACCCGGCGCCCGCGGCCCGCTCGCCGCCTGCAACAAATCCTGCGTCAACGTCTGCGTCGGCGTTTTCTCCTTCCCCGCCGCCACCGCCTCCAAATCCTGCCGCAACTGCCGCGCCGCCTTCCGCTGCGCCTCCGTCAACTCCGGCAACCGCACCGCCGCCGGCGCCGCCGCCGGCGGGGCCGCCGGACGTCCCTTGGCGGGCGGCGTGTAATTCGGATTGCCGCTGCGCTGGCTCACGTCATTGGTCACCCCCCGCGCCCGCTCCTTGAGAATCCGCTCCGCCGGCCCCACCTGGGCAGACAACCCCCCGCCGCCCAGCAAAAAGGCGGTCAACAAAAGGATTCTCATGGGCTGTTTCATGCGCGCAGCAGGAGCCTCCCTCTAACAGTGCGGCCTTATCCCCGCCTTGTCAACCCCAACCACCGCTTTTTCCCACCCCCTCGCCTCCGCCTCCCCCATTTTGCACTTTGCACTTTGCATTTTGCATTTCCCCCTTTTCCTTTCCCCTCTCCCCCCAAGCTCCGCCGCCCTGCCTTCATTCTTTTTCATTGCGCCGCTCCCGCTCTTCCCCTTGCAATAATCCCATGTTGCATGCACAACCGCTGACCACGCT is a genomic window containing:
- a CDS encoding YlbF family regulator produces the protein MSLTQPDGAVMTKVRELCSTLAADPAFHQIRDRIGAFMTDEQAQMQYEDVAALSQALQHKQRQGIRLTEEEIADFESRRDQLLANPVAKGYLDAQEEMHAIRQSVATYVMKTFELGRLPQEDDFHNCGHGCSCG